From one Cyprinus carpio isolate SPL01 chromosome B3, ASM1834038v1, whole genome shotgun sequence genomic stretch:
- the LOC109060623 gene encoding serine/threonine-protein kinase pim-2-like isoform X1, with product MLGEGGCGCVYEGTRCKDGLKVAVKCSKKMPAMPYIRVPGHPKRLPIEIGLMLMANEGPSVSQIIKLLDWEDDTEHYVMVMECPVPCVDLFSFVEHRGSLDEGMARNIMRQVTDAAKTCCDRGVFHRDIKLENILVNQDTMEVKLIDFGCGAIMKKSAFKVFHGTRPYCPPEFNLKGRYHAKPTTVWTLGFLLYEMLCGECPTSYDRHMITVNLWTRPGLSKECCRMICDCLQPDPQKRLSLDTMHLHDWFKVTE from the exons ATGCTTGGTGAAGGAGGATGTGGTTGTGTTTATGAAGGGACTCGCTGCAAGGATGGACTAAAG GTGGCTGTGAAATGTTCAAAGAAGATGCCAGCCATGCCATATATCAGAGTG cctggtcatcccaaacgtctccCCATTGAGATTGGCCTGATGCTCATGGCCAATGAGGGCCCTAGCGTTTCCCAGATCATTAAGCTGCTTGACTGGGAGGATGACACAGAGCACTACGTGATGGTCATGGAGTGCCCTGTGCCTTGTGTggatttgtttagttttgtgGAACATAGAGGAAGCCTTGATGAGGGGATGGCACGAAATATTATGCGGCAGGTCACTGATGCCGCTAAAACTTGCTGTGATCGTGGTGTCTTCCATCGTGATATAAAACTGGAGAACATCCTGGTGAACCAGGACACCATGGAGGTCAAATTAATTGACTTCGGGTGCGGTGCGATCATGAAGAAATCTGCCTTCAAAGTCTTCCATG GCACAAGACCGTACTGTCCACCCGAGTTCAACTTGAAGGGCAGGTACCACGCAAAGCCGACCACAGTGTGGACACTAGGGTTCCTCCTGTATGAAATGCTGTGTGGTGAATGTCCTACATCCTATGACCGACACATGATCACCGTGAACCTCTGGACCAGACCTGGCTTGTCAAAAG AATGCTGTCGGATGATTTGTGATTGTCTGCAGCCTGATCCACAGAAGAGACTCAGTCTGGACACGATGCATCTCCATGACTGGTTTAAG GTCACGGAGTAA
- the LOC109060623 gene encoding serine/threonine-protein kinase pim-2-like isoform X2 → MLGEGGCGCVYEGTRCKDGLKVAVKCSKKMPAMPYIRVPGHPKRLPIEIGLMLMANEGPSVSQIIKLLDWEDDTEHYVMVMECPVPCVDLFSFVEHRGSLDEGMARNIMRQVTDAAKTCCDRGVFHRDIKLENILVNQDTMEVKLIDFGCGAIMKKSAFKVFHGTRPYCPPEFNLKGRYHAKPTTVWTLGFLLYEMLCGECPTSYDRHMITVNLWTRPGLSKECCRMICDCLQPDPQKRLSLDTMHLHDWFKVRSLRLVKLFLV, encoded by the exons ATGCTTGGTGAAGGAGGATGTGGTTGTGTTTATGAAGGGACTCGCTGCAAGGATGGACTAAAG GTGGCTGTGAAATGTTCAAAGAAGATGCCAGCCATGCCATATATCAGAGTG cctggtcatcccaaacgtctccCCATTGAGATTGGCCTGATGCTCATGGCCAATGAGGGCCCTAGCGTTTCCCAGATCATTAAGCTGCTTGACTGGGAGGATGACACAGAGCACTACGTGATGGTCATGGAGTGCCCTGTGCCTTGTGTggatttgtttagttttgtgGAACATAGAGGAAGCCTTGATGAGGGGATGGCACGAAATATTATGCGGCAGGTCACTGATGCCGCTAAAACTTGCTGTGATCGTGGTGTCTTCCATCGTGATATAAAACTGGAGAACATCCTGGTGAACCAGGACACCATGGAGGTCAAATTAATTGACTTCGGGTGCGGTGCGATCATGAAGAAATCTGCCTTCAAAGTCTTCCATG GCACAAGACCGTACTGTCCACCCGAGTTCAACTTGAAGGGCAGGTACCACGCAAAGCCGACCACAGTGTGGACACTAGGGTTCCTCCTGTATGAAATGCTGTGTGGTGAATGTCCTACATCCTATGACCGACACATGATCACCGTGAACCTCTGGACCAGACCTGGCTTGTCAAAAG AATGCTGTCGGATGATTTGTGATTGTCTGCAGCCTGATCCACAGAAGAGACTCAGTCTGGACACGATGCATCTCCATGACTGGTTTAAGGTACGGAGTCTAAGACTAGTTAAGctttttttggtttag
- the LOC109057607 gene encoding serine/threonine-protein kinase pim-2-like, translating into MLGEGGCGCVYEGTRCKDGLKVAVKCSKKMPAMPYIRVPGHPKRLPIEIGLMLMANEGPSVSQIIKLLDWEDDTEHYVLVMERPVPCVDLFSFVDHRGSLDEGMARNIMRQVIDAAKTCCDRGVFHRDIKLENILVNQDTMEVKLIDFGCGAIMKKSAFKVFHGTRPYCPPEFNLKGRYHAKPTTVWTLGFLLYEMLCGECPTSYDRHMITVNLWTRPGLSKECCRMICDCLQPDPQKRLSLDTMHLHDWFKVTE; encoded by the exons ATGCTTGGTGAAGGAGGATGTGGTTGTGTTTATGAAGGGACTCGCTGCAAGGATGGACTAAAG gtGGCTGTGAAATGTTCAAAGAAGATGCCAGCCATGCCATATATCAGAGTG cctggtcatcccaaacgtctccCCATTGAGATTGGCCTGATGCTCATGGCCAATGAGGGCCCCAGCGTTTCCCAGATCATTAAGCTGCTTGACTGGGAAGATGACACAGAGCACTACGTGTTGGTCATGGAGCGCCCTGTGCCTTGTGTggatttgtttagttttgtgGATCATAGAGGAAGCCTTGATGAGGGGATGGCACGAAATATTATGCGGCAGGTCATTGATGCCGCTAAAACTTGCTGTGATCGTGGTGTCTTCCATCGTGATATAAAACTGGAGAACATCCTGGTGAACCAGGACACCATGGAGGTCAAATTAATTGACTTCGGGTGCGGTGCGATCATGAAGAAATCTGCCTTCAAAGTCTTCCATG GCACAAGACCGTACTGTCCACCCGAGTTCAACTTGAAGGGCAGGTACCACGCAAAGCCGACCACAGTGTGGACACTAGGGTTCCTCCTGTATGAAATGCTGTGTGGTGAATGTCCTACATCCTATGACCGACACATGATCACCGTGAACCTCTGGACCAGACCTGGCTTGTCAAAAG AATGCTGCCGGATGATTTGTGATTGTCTGCAGCCTGATCCACAGAAGAGACTCAGTCTGGACACGATGCATCTCCATGACTGGTTTAAG GTCACGGAGTAA